The following are encoded in a window of Sphingobium sp. AP49 genomic DNA:
- a CDS encoding glycosyl hydrolase family 28-related protein, with translation MIGRSMIAALLAATALGAPAFAATTSVFPVAPAEPHAVTVKAVGDGRTDDSAAIQQALDQARDATGHGIVFLPSGTYRITRSLIVPAGVRVYGVGPTRPLLLLGANTPGFQQGVSTMVIFAGGDQYQVGKVPVPVPTVVPRDKIVRDANSGTFYSSMSNVDIEIGAGNPAAAGVRFRMAQHAFLSHMEFRLGTAFAGVYQAGNVIENVHFQGGRYGIVTEKTSPAWQFTLLDSSFDGQRDAAIREHEVDLTLVNVAIKNTPVGIEIDRGYSDSLWGKDVRFENVSKAGVVISNEKNVFTQVGFDNALAVNSPVFARFRDSGKTIDGKGKAYKVANFSYGLAVPALGHTGDYATTADIQPLSAMPAPRAPAIRDLPPMDQWVNVRTLGAVGDGKADDTAALQKAIDANRILYFPTGFYKVTDRLTLRPDSILIGLHPAITQLFIPDNNPNHAGLGAVLPILESRKGGDNILSGLGLFTGRVNPRASALLWRSGEQSLVEDVKIMGGGGTPTADGKMLGTLRVNTGDPVTDSRLDAQYPSIWVTDGGGGTFADVWSPNSFAQAGFYITDTDTPGHVYEMSVEHHARNEFVLDSVHNWEFLAPQTEQEVDDGPDAISLDIRNSSNLLFANYHGYRVTRTYAPEKSAVKITNSGNIRFRNVHVNGESGYATCDDEGCGTFLRASKYPFDNAIEDVSRKLLVREREFAALDIGPAGSAVPAATPSGTKVEKLEDGFWSISGAAVDAQGALYFIDRRFQRIHRWSEGKGLEIVRDHALDPVNLAIDASGHVMVLSSLGAKGGAYSFDPAGPKDALTLIQPTPVRSTGSAKTLLPVNWWNNGEFKDQLDPKTYEFTTLAQMFARDVGTPKAKEYVSPDGSLSLPAFRVWQQGPVDHTGWRWSDGLNANGFVSGKIGDRLFVTNGSENITYSGTVGAGGTLTALKPFANRGGESVAVDGQGRVFVANGQIFVYGADGQETGRIDVPDRPLQILFGGPDKRTLFILTHHALYAAKP, from the coding sequence ATGATCGGACGCAGCATGATCGCGGCTTTGCTGGCGGCAACAGCCCTTGGAGCACCGGCCTTCGCCGCGACCACCTCGGTTTTCCCCGTGGCACCGGCGGAGCCGCATGCCGTGACGGTGAAGGCCGTCGGCGATGGCCGCACCGACGACAGCGCCGCGATCCAGCAGGCGCTCGACCAGGCCCGCGACGCGACCGGCCATGGCATCGTCTTCCTGCCATCGGGCACCTATCGCATCACCCGCTCGCTGATCGTGCCGGCGGGCGTGCGCGTCTATGGCGTCGGCCCGACCCGCCCGCTACTGCTGCTCGGCGCCAACACCCCCGGCTTCCAGCAGGGCGTGTCGACCATGGTGATCTTCGCCGGCGGCGATCAATATCAGGTCGGCAAGGTGCCGGTCCCGGTGCCGACCGTCGTGCCCCGCGACAAGATCGTTCGCGACGCCAATTCGGGCACCTTCTATTCGTCGATGAGCAATGTCGATATCGAGATCGGCGCCGGCAATCCGGCCGCCGCCGGCGTGCGCTTCCGCATGGCCCAGCATGCCTTTCTCAGCCATATGGAATTCCGTCTCGGCACCGCCTTTGCCGGCGTCTATCAGGCCGGAAACGTGATCGAGAACGTCCATTTCCAGGGCGGTCGCTATGGCATCGTCACCGAAAAGACCTCGCCCGCCTGGCAGTTCACCTTGCTCGATTCCAGCTTCGACGGCCAGCGCGACGCCGCAATCCGCGAGCATGAGGTCGACCTCACCCTCGTTAATGTCGCGATCAAGAACACGCCGGTCGGGATCGAGATAGACCGCGGCTATAGCGACAGCCTGTGGGGCAAGGATGTCCGGTTCGAAAATGTGTCGAAGGCCGGGGTCGTCATCTCCAACGAGAAGAATGTCTTCACCCAGGTCGGCTTCGACAATGCGCTGGCCGTGAACAGCCCCGTCTTCGCCCGCTTCCGCGACAGCGGCAAGACGATCGACGGCAAGGGCAAGGCCTATAAGGTCGCCAATTTCTCCTATGGCCTCGCCGTCCCGGCGCTCGGCCACACGGGCGATTATGCCACCACCGCCGACATCCAGCCGCTCTCCGCCATGCCCGCGCCGCGCGCGCCCGCGATCCGCGACCTGCCGCCGATGGACCAGTGGGTCAATGTCCGCACCCTGGGCGCGGTCGGCGACGGCAAGGCGGACGACACCGCCGCCCTGCAAAAGGCGATCGACGCCAATCGCATCCTCTATTTCCCGACCGGCTTCTATAAGGTGACGGACAGGCTGACCCTGCGCCCGGACAGCATCCTCATCGGCCTGCACCCGGCCATCACCCAGCTCTTCATTCCCGACAACAACCCCAATCATGCCGGTCTCGGCGCGGTCCTGCCGATCCTGGAAAGCCGCAAGGGCGGCGACAATATCCTCTCGGGCCTCGGCCTGTTCACTGGCCGGGTGAACCCGCGCGCCTCCGCCTTGCTCTGGCGTTCGGGCGAGCAGAGCCTGGTCGAGGACGTCAAGATCATGGGCGGCGGCGGGACGCCCACCGCCGATGGCAAGATGCTCGGCACGCTGCGCGTCAACACCGGCGACCCGGTCACCGACAGCCGCCTCGACGCCCAATATCCCAGCATCTGGGTGACGGATGGCGGCGGCGGCACCTTCGCCGACGTCTGGAGCCCCAACAGCTTCGCCCAGGCGGGCTTCTACATCACCGACACCGACACGCCCGGCCATGTCTATGAAATGTCGGTCGAACATCATGCCCGCAACGAATTCGTGCTCGATAGCGTCCATAACTGGGAGTTTCTGGCGCCCCAGACCGAGCAGGAGGTCGATGACGGCCCCGACGCCATCTCGCTCGACATCCGCAACTCCAGCAACCTGCTCTTCGCCAATTATCATGGCTATCGCGTGACCCGCACCTATGCGCCCGAAAAGAGCGCGGTAAAGATCACCAACTCCGGCAATATCCGCTTCCGCAACGTCCATGTGAATGGCGAGAGCGGCTATGCCACCTGCGACGATGAAGGCTGCGGCACCTTCCTGCGGGCCAGCAAATATCCGTTCGACAATGCGATCGAGGATGTGAGCCGCAAGCTGCTGGTGCGCGAACGCGAGTTTGCTGCCCTGGATATCGGCCCGGCCGGCAGCGCGGTCCCGGCAGCGACGCCTTCGGGCACGAAGGTCGAGAAGCTGGAGGACGGCTTCTGGTCCATCTCCGGCGCGGCTGTCGATGCACAGGGGGCACTCTATTTCATCGACCGCCGCTTCCAGCGCATCCACCGCTGGAGCGAGGGCAAGGGGCTGGAGATCGTCCGCGACCATGCGCTCGATCCGGTCAATCTCGCCATCGACGCTTCGGGCCATGTCATGGTCCTGTCCTCGCTCGGCGCGAAGGGCGGTGCCTATTCGTTCGACCCCGCCGGTCCCAAGGACGCGCTGACGCTGATCCAGCCGACCCCGGTGCGCAGCACTGGCTCGGCGAAGACGCTGCTGCCGGTCAACTGGTGGAATAATGGCGAGTTCAAGGATCAACTCGACCCCAAGACCTACGAGTTCACGACGCTGGCTCAGATGTTCGCCCGCGACGTCGGCACGCCCAAGGCAAAGGAATATGTCTCGCCCGACGGCAGCCTGTCTCTGCCCGCCTTCCGCGTTTGGCAGCAGGGGCCGGTCGACCATACCGGCTGGCGCTGGTCCGATGGCCTCAACGCCAACGGCTTCGTCTCGGGCAAGATTGGCGATCGGCTGTTCGTCACCAACGGGTCGGAAAATATCACCTATAGTGGCACGGTGGGCGCGGGCGGCACGCTGACCGCCCTCAAACCCTTCGCCAATCGCGGCGGCGAGAGCGTCGCGGTGGACGGGCAGGGCCGGGTGTTCGTCGCCAATGGCCAGATCTTTGTCTATGGCGCCGACGGCCAGGAAACGGGCCGCATCGATGTGCCCGACCGGCCGCTGCAGATCCTGTTCGGCGGCCCTGACAAGCGCACGCTTTTCATCCTGACGCATCACGCGCTCTATGCTGCAAAGCCCTGA
- a CDS encoding gluconokinase — protein sequence MPISADPAPVSPKAVGRAIIVMGVSGCGKSTLGAMLAQALDCPFLEGDSYHSAAAVEKMRGGQALTDEDRWPWLDRLGAAIAGTVAAQGVAVAACSALKRAYRDRLRAAIGVPVHFILLDNDRDELLARLGNRPGHYMPASLLDSQLATLEPPLPEEGAMILTTNVPASELRDRALAWLG from the coding sequence TTGCCGATTTCCGCCGACCCTGCCCCCGTTTCGCCCAAAGCCGTGGGACGCGCCATCATCGTCATGGGGGTGAGCGGCTGTGGCAAGTCGACGCTGGGCGCGATGCTGGCGCAGGCGCTGGACTGCCCCTTCCTGGAGGGCGACAGCTATCATTCGGCGGCGGCGGTGGAAAAAATGCGCGGCGGGCAGGCGCTGACCGACGAGGATCGCTGGCCCTGGCTCGACCGGCTGGGCGCGGCGATCGCGGGCACGGTGGCGGCGCAGGGCGTGGCGGTGGCCGCCTGCTCCGCATTGAAGCGTGCCTATCGCGACCGGCTGCGCGCGGCGATCGGCGTGCCCGTGCATTTCATCCTGCTCGACAATGACCGCGACGAACTGCTCGCGCGGCTGGGCAACCGGCCGGGCCATTATATGCCCGCCAGCCTGCTCGACAGCCAGCTCGCCACGCTGGAACCGCCGCTGCCCGAGGAAGGGGCGATGATCCTGACCACCAATGTCCCGGCGAGCGAGCTGCGCGACCGGGCGCTGGCCTGGCTGGGATAG
- a CDS encoding LuxR C-terminal-related transcriptional regulator produces the protein MQDLHILDRQDPMVPEAPHLTPTQMKVMRCVHSGLLNKQIAYELGMAEATVKVHMTALMRKLNVRNRTQVAIAASHFSGMRPALSRAAD, from the coding sequence ATGCAGGATCTGCATATTCTCGATCGTCAGGACCCTATGGTCCCCGAAGCCCCACATCTCACGCCGACACAGATGAAAGTGATGCGCTGCGTCCATTCGGGCCTGCTCAACAAGCAGATCGCCTATGAGCTGGGCATGGCCGAGGCGACGGTGAAGGTCCATATGACCGCGCTGATGCGCAAGCTCAACGTCCGCAACCGCACCCAGGTCGCCATCGCCGCGAGCCATTTCAGTGGGATGCGCCCGGCGCTGAGCCGCGCCGCCGACTAA
- a CDS encoding FCD domain-containing protein: protein MNQVRLSDHAYAGIVEIINDQDLEVGDRLPSEAALAERFGVSRAIVREALVRLASDGITEARRGAGSFVKSRPQRLAAFMPAAELPGTLGSYEVRFVLEAEAARLAATRRSPLEMAHVEEGMEMLRTALLSSEPAHAEDMELHRRIAEATGNPAFLIAFDALHADVDKIMRAGVDISRSRPPEVIATMLREHEQIVAAIRAQDPEGAALAMRWHLWEGRRRLMP, encoded by the coding sequence ATGAACCAGGTTCGGCTGTCCGACCATGCCTATGCCGGCATCGTCGAGATCATCAACGACCAGGATCTGGAGGTCGGCGATCGCCTGCCGTCGGAAGCAGCACTGGCGGAGCGGTTCGGCGTCTCCCGCGCGATCGTGCGCGAAGCGCTGGTCCGCCTCGCCTCGGACGGCATTACCGAAGCGCGCAGGGGCGCCGGCTCCTTCGTCAAGAGCCGCCCGCAGCGGCTCGCCGCCTTCATGCCCGCCGCCGAACTGCCCGGGACATTGGGCAGCTATGAGGTCCGCTTCGTGCTGGAGGCGGAGGCCGCGCGCCTCGCCGCCACCCGCCGCAGCCCGCTCGAAATGGCCCATGTCGAGGAGGGGATGGAGATGCTGCGCACCGCCCTGCTGTCGAGCGAACCGGCCCATGCCGAGGATATGGAACTGCACCGCCGCATTGCCGAGGCGACCGGCAACCCAGCCTTCCTGATCGCCTTCGACGCGCTCCATGCCGATGTCGACAAGATCATGCGCGCCGGCGTCGACATCAGCCGCTCGCGCCCGCCCGAAGTGATCGCGACCATGCTGCGCGAACATGAACAGATCGTCGCCGCCATCCGCGCCCAGGACCCCGAAGGCGCGGCCCTGGCGATGCGCTGGCATTTGTGGGAAGGGCGGCGACGGCTGATGCCGTGA
- a CDS encoding Gfo/Idh/MocA family oxidoreductase produces the protein MDRSRRELMGGIGAGLVLAGMSGSAAGAAPPRKLGYAIVGLGYYAVEQIMPNFAGCDHAKLVALVSGTPAKLAQYGDQYGIPRTHRYSYAEFDRIRDNPDIDIVYIVLPNSLHAEYSIRAAQAGKHVMCEKPMAVSAAECQAMIAACAKAGRKLMIGYRSRFEPYNKLAIELARGGHVGPTRIITAEHGFSIKPNQWRLDRPLSGGGSMMDIGIYSLNAVRYLTGEEPVEVSAIESTDRSDPRFATVEDRIDFMLRFPSGIIANCVSSYSSGHNGYRVIGTQGWIDMEPATPYSGQTMTIRKDGVTAPRSLPAPAKNQFAAQLDHLPECIINGTTPIVAGEEGLADLRVIEAIYRSAAEHRTVTLPA, from the coding sequence ATGGACCGATCGCGACGGGAGTTGATGGGCGGCATCGGCGCCGGGCTGGTGCTGGCCGGCATGAGCGGGAGCGCCGCCGGCGCCGCGCCGCCACGCAAGCTGGGCTATGCCATTGTCGGCCTGGGCTATTATGCCGTGGAGCAGATCATGCCCAATTTCGCCGGCTGCGACCATGCGAAGCTGGTGGCCCTGGTCAGCGGTACGCCGGCCAAGCTGGCGCAATATGGCGACCAATATGGCATCCCCAGGACGCATCGCTACAGCTATGCCGAGTTTGACCGCATCCGCGACAATCCGGACATCGACATCGTCTATATCGTGCTGCCCAACAGCCTGCATGCCGAATACAGCATCCGCGCCGCGCAGGCGGGCAAGCATGTGATGTGCGAGAAGCCGATGGCGGTGTCGGCCGCCGAATGTCAGGCGATGATCGCCGCCTGCGCCAAGGCCGGGCGCAAGCTGATGATCGGCTATCGTTCGCGCTTCGAGCCATACAACAAGCTGGCGATCGAACTGGCGCGGGGTGGCCATGTCGGGCCGACCCGGATCATCACCGCCGAACATGGCTTTTCGATCAAGCCGAACCAGTGGCGGCTCGATCGGCCGCTGTCGGGTGGCGGATCGATGATGGACATCGGCATCTATAGCCTGAACGCCGTGCGCTACCTGACCGGCGAGGAGCCGGTGGAGGTAAGCGCGATCGAGAGCACCGACCGCAGCGATCCGCGCTTCGCCACCGTCGAGGACCGGATCGACTTCATGCTGCGCTTCCCGTCGGGCATCATCGCCAATTGCGTGTCGAGCTATAGCTCGGGCCATAATGGCTATCGGGTGATCGGCACCCAGGGCTGGATCGATATGGAGCCGGCCACCCCCTATAGCGGCCAGACGATGACGATCCGCAAGGATGGCGTGACCGCGCCGCGCAGCTTGCCGGCGCCGGCCAAGAACCAGTTTGCCGCCCAGCTCGACCATCTGCCCGAATGTATCATCAATGGCACCACCCCGATCGTCGCGGGCGAAGAGGGCCTCGCTGACCTGCGGGTGATCGAAGCGATCTATCGCTCGGCTGCGGAGCATCGAACGGTTACCCTGCCCGCATGA
- a CDS encoding SMP-30/gluconolactonase/LRE family protein, which translates to MIDRRTLLAGMAALPLTHALAHAADLPAARIDRIDPAIDRIIAPGAQVEILAQGYRWVEGPTWAAPIDALLFGDPPSNIVYRWTRKDGVSPFLSPSGLQTAIPKEIREAGLNGIAIDRDGHLVGADSGTRAIVRVDLKTKARTILADRYQGKRFNSPNDLTIAADGSIYFSDPPYGLTDGDTSPLREIGVNGLYRLTPDGMVTLIDGSHRRPNGVTLSPDGRTLYLALSDEKQPQVLAYSLGADGLPTGQRLFRDMARELAAGEPGLPDGIKTAPDGTVFATGPGGVHICAPDGRLLGKIRTGKAIANCCIGEGGKTLFLTSADRLAAVPLVR; encoded by the coding sequence ATGATCGATCGTCGTACCCTGCTGGCCGGGATGGCCGCCCTGCCCCTCACCCACGCCCTTGCGCACGCGGCCGACCTGCCGGCCGCGCGGATCGACCGGATCGATCCGGCGATCGACCGCATCATCGCGCCCGGCGCGCAGGTGGAGATATTGGCGCAGGGCTATCGCTGGGTCGAGGGGCCGACCTGGGCCGCGCCGATCGACGCCCTGCTGTTCGGCGATCCGCCGTCCAACATCGTTTATCGCTGGACCCGCAAGGATGGGGTATCGCCCTTCCTCTCGCCCTCCGGCCTGCAGACGGCGATACCCAAGGAGATACGCGAGGCGGGCCTCAACGGCATCGCGATCGACAGGGACGGCCATCTGGTCGGCGCCGACAGCGGCACGCGCGCGATCGTGCGGGTGGACCTCAAGACCAAGGCGCGGACGATCCTGGCCGACCGTTATCAGGGCAAGCGCTTCAACAGCCCCAACGACCTGACGATCGCGGCCGATGGCAGCATCTATTTCAGCGATCCGCCCTATGGCCTGACCGACGGCGACACGTCGCCGCTGCGGGAAATCGGCGTCAACGGCCTCTACCGGCTGACGCCCGATGGCATGGTCACGCTGATCGACGGCAGCCATCGCCGGCCCAATGGCGTGACCCTGTCACCGGACGGGCGCACCCTGTATCTGGCCCTGTCGGACGAGAAGCAGCCGCAAGTGCTGGCCTATAGTCTGGGCGCCGACGGCCTACCGACCGGCCAGCGCCTGTTCCGCGACATGGCCAGGGAACTGGCGGCGGGCGAGCCGGGCCTGCCCGACGGGATCAAGACCGCGCCGGACGGCACGGTCTTCGCCACCGGCCCCGGCGGCGTCCATATCTGCGCGCCGGACGGCCGGCTGCTCGGCAAGATCCGCACCGGCAAGGCGATCGCCAATTGCTGCATCGGCGAGGGCGGCAAGACATTGTTCCTGACGTCGGCGGACCGGCTGGCAGCGGTGCCGCTCGTCCGGTAG
- a CDS encoding gluconate:H+ symporter: MNPADYRLLIAAVIGIALSIALIIRGRLHPFVGLLCGAFTVGLIAGLPMEETAKAVEKGAGTILGGTGLVVALGLGLGAMLQLSDGAGGLARSALRISGVKGAPWASLFIAIVIGLPLFFETGLVLLLPIVASAAAALPAGQNGDTAKLKLMLPALSGLSVVHALVPPHPGPLLAVNALGANLGLTLLYGLIVGIPTAIIAGPVLARFTAPGVKLNPPLLDPVKVDVATPSVGRALAAVLLPVVLIAAGQAVALLPAAVAPHFHWLGWVSDPVVALLIAVLAALPLLFGRRITDAKIQNAIWTEAMAPAGGIILAIGAGGALKQVLVTAGLSDLLVRFAAGGAISPILLAWGVSVCIRLATGSATVATITTAGVMQGLVAASGVEPEWMVLAIGAGSLFFSHVNDPGFWLVKSYLGTDMPGTFKTWSIMETVVAVVGLLLVLVASSIF; encoded by the coding sequence ATGAACCCCGCCGACTATCGCCTGCTGATCGCCGCCGTCATCGGCATCGCGCTGTCCATCGCCCTCATCATTCGCGGCCGGCTCCATCCCTTTGTCGGCCTGCTCTGCGGTGCCTTCACCGTCGGCCTGATCGCTGGTCTGCCGATGGAGGAAACCGCCAAGGCGGTCGAAAAGGGCGCGGGCACGATCCTTGGCGGCACCGGCCTTGTCGTCGCGCTGGGCCTGGGCCTTGGCGCGATGCTGCAATTGTCGGACGGCGCCGGCGGCCTGGCCCGCTCGGCGCTGCGCATCTCCGGTGTAAAGGGCGCGCCCTGGGCCAGCCTGTTCATCGCCATCGTCATCGGCCTGCCGCTCTTCTTCGAGACCGGCCTGGTCCTGCTGCTGCCGATCGTCGCGTCGGCCGCCGCCGCGCTCCCCGCCGGGCAGAATGGCGACACCGCCAAGCTCAAGCTGATGCTGCCCGCATTGTCGGGCCTGTCGGTCGTCCACGCGCTGGTGCCGCCGCATCCCGGCCCCTTGCTCGCGGTCAACGCGCTCGGCGCCAATCTTGGCCTCACCCTTCTCTATGGCCTGATCGTCGGCATCCCGACCGCGATCATCGCCGGCCCCGTACTCGCCCGCTTCACCGCGCCCGGCGTGAAGCTCAATCCGCCGCTGCTCGATCCGGTCAAGGTCGATGTCGCCACCCCCTCGGTCGGCCGCGCGCTCGCCGCCGTGCTGCTGCCGGTGGTGCTGATCGCTGCGGGACAGGCGGTGGCGCTGCTGCCGGCGGCGGTCGCGCCGCATTTCCACTGGCTCGGCTGGGTCAGCGATCCGGTCGTCGCGCTGCTGATCGCGGTGCTGGCCGCGCTGCCTTTGCTGTTCGGCCGCCGCATCACCGATGCCAAGATCCAGAACGCCATCTGGACCGAGGCGATGGCGCCGGCGGGCGGCATCATCCTGGCGATCGGCGCGGGCGGCGCGCTCAAGCAGGTGCTGGTCACCGCCGGCCTCTCCGACCTGCTGGTCCGCTTTGCCGCCGGCGGCGCGATCTCGCCGATCCTGCTCGCCTGGGGCGTGTCGGTCTGCATCCGCCTCGCCACCGGTTCCGCCACCGTCGCGACGATCACCACCGCCGGCGTGATGCAGGGGCTGGTCGCGGCCTCGGGCGTGGAGCCCGAATGGATGGTGCTGGCGATCGGCGCGGGCTCGCTCTTCTTCTCCCACGTCAATGATCCCGGCTTCTGGCTGGTCAAATCCTATCTCGGCACCGACATGCCGGGCACGTTCAAGACCTGGTCGATCATGGAAACCGTGGTCGCGGTCGTGGGCCTGCTGCTGGTGCTCGTCGCGAGCAGCATCTTCTGA